The following proteins are co-located in the Phocoena phocoena chromosome 1, mPhoPho1.1, whole genome shotgun sequence genome:
- the NEK2 gene encoding serine/threonine-protein kinase Nek2 isoform X1 gives MPTRAEDYEVLYTIGTGSYGRCQKIRRKSDGKILVWKELDYGSMTEAEKHMLVSEVNLLRELKHPNIVRYYDRIIDRTNTTLYIVMEYCEGGDLASAITKGTKERQYLDEEFVLRVMTQLTLALKECHRRSDGGHTVLHRDLKPANVFLDGKQNVKLGDFGLARILNHDTSFAKTFVGTPYYMSPEQMNHMSYNEKSDIWSLGCLLYELCALMPPFTAFNQKELAGKIREGKFRRIPYRYSDELNDIITRMLNLKDYHRPSVEEILENPLIADLVAEEQRRNPERRGRRLGEPGKLQDSSPVLSELKLKEIQLQERERALRAREENLEQKERELCVRERLAENKLARAESLLRNYSLLKDQKFLSLAGGPELFDLTSSIMKKKVHFSGESKENIMRSESSESQLTFKSKCKDLKKRLHAAQLRAQALSDIEKTYQLKSRQILGMR, from the exons ATGCCGACTCGGGCGGAGGACTACGAGGTGCTGTACACCATTGGCACGGGCTCCTACGGCCGCTGCCAGAAGATCCGGAGGAAGAGCGATGGCAAG atcttAGTTTGGAAGGAACTGGACTATGGCTCCATGACAGAAGCTGAGAAACACATGCTTGTTTCTGAAGTGAATTTACTTCGTGAGCTGAAGCATCCAAATATCGTCCGATACTATGATAGAATTATTGACCgaaccaacacaacactgtacatTGTAATGGAATATTGTGAAGGAGGGGACCTGGCTAGTGCAATTACAAAGGGGACCAAGGAAAG GCAATACTTGGATGAAGAGTTTGTTCTTCGAGTGATGACTCAGTTGACTCTGGCCCTAAAGGAATGTCACAGACGAAGTGATGGTGGTCATACTGTGCTGCATCGGGATCTGAAACCAGCCAATGTTTTCCTGGATGGCAAGCAAAACGTTAAGCTTGGAGACTTTGGGTTAGCTAGGATATTAAACCACGATACGAGTTTTGCAAAAACATTTGTTGGCACACCTTATTATATGTCTCCT gAGCAAATGAATCACATGTCCTACAATGAGAAGTCAGATATCTGGTCACTAGGTTGCTTGCTGTATGAACTGTGTGCATTAAT gccTCCATTTACAGCTTTCAACCAGAAAGAACTAGCTGGGAAGATCAGAGAAGGCAAATTCAGGCGAATTCCATATCGTTACTCTGATGAGTTAAATGACATTATTACAAGGATGTTAAATTTAAAG gatTACCATCGACCTTCTGTTGAAGAAATTCTTGAGAATCCTTTGATAGCAGACTTGGTTGCAGAAGAGCAAAGGAGAAATCCTGAGAGAAGAGGGCGGCGACTAGGAGAACCAGGAAAGTTGCAGGACTCCAGCCCTGTATTGAGTGAGCTGAAACTGAAGGAAATACAGTTACAGGAGCGGGAGCGAGCCCTCAGAGCAAGGGAAGAAAACCTGGAGC AGAAGGAACGTGAGCTTTGTGTTCGTGAGAGACTGGCAGAGAACAAGCTGGCCAGAGCAGAAAGTCTGTTGAGGAATTACAGCCTGCTGAAGGACCAGAAGTTCCTGTCTCTGGCGGGTGGTCCAG aacttTTTGATCTTACATCCTCGATAATGAAGAAGAAAGTTCATTTCAGTGGGGAGAGTAAGGAGAATATCAtgaggagtgagagttctgagagTCAGCTCACCTTCAAATCCAAGTGCAAGGACCTGAAAAAAAGGCTTCATGCTGCTCAGCTTCGCGCTCAAGCCCTGTCAGACATTGAAAAAACTTACCAACTGAAAAGCAGACAGATCCTGGGCATGCGCTAG
- the NEK2 gene encoding serine/threonine-protein kinase Nek2 isoform X2, with protein sequence MPTRAEDYEVLYTIGTGSYGRCQKIRRKSDGKILVWKELDYGSMTEAEKHMLVSEVNLLRELKHPNIVRYYDRIIDRTNTTLYIVMEYCEGGDLASAITKGTKERQYLDEEFVLRVMTQLTLALKECHRRSDGGHTVLHRDLKPANVFLDGKQNVKLGDFGLARILNHDTSFAKTFVGTPYYMSPEQMNHMSYNEKSDIWSLGCLLYELCALMPPFTAFNQKELAGKIREGKFRRIPYRYSDELNDIITRMLNLKDYHRPSVEEILENPLIADLVAEEQRRNPERRGRRLGEPGKLQDSSPVLSELKLKEIQLQERERALRAREENLEQKERELCVRERLAENKLARAESLLRNYSLLKDQKFLSLAGGPVKILAFYYYHTTNSYLPHPA encoded by the exons ATGCCGACTCGGGCGGAGGACTACGAGGTGCTGTACACCATTGGCACGGGCTCCTACGGCCGCTGCCAGAAGATCCGGAGGAAGAGCGATGGCAAG atcttAGTTTGGAAGGAACTGGACTATGGCTCCATGACAGAAGCTGAGAAACACATGCTTGTTTCTGAAGTGAATTTACTTCGTGAGCTGAAGCATCCAAATATCGTCCGATACTATGATAGAATTATTGACCgaaccaacacaacactgtacatTGTAATGGAATATTGTGAAGGAGGGGACCTGGCTAGTGCAATTACAAAGGGGACCAAGGAAAG GCAATACTTGGATGAAGAGTTTGTTCTTCGAGTGATGACTCAGTTGACTCTGGCCCTAAAGGAATGTCACAGACGAAGTGATGGTGGTCATACTGTGCTGCATCGGGATCTGAAACCAGCCAATGTTTTCCTGGATGGCAAGCAAAACGTTAAGCTTGGAGACTTTGGGTTAGCTAGGATATTAAACCACGATACGAGTTTTGCAAAAACATTTGTTGGCACACCTTATTATATGTCTCCT gAGCAAATGAATCACATGTCCTACAATGAGAAGTCAGATATCTGGTCACTAGGTTGCTTGCTGTATGAACTGTGTGCATTAAT gccTCCATTTACAGCTTTCAACCAGAAAGAACTAGCTGGGAAGATCAGAGAAGGCAAATTCAGGCGAATTCCATATCGTTACTCTGATGAGTTAAATGACATTATTACAAGGATGTTAAATTTAAAG gatTACCATCGACCTTCTGTTGAAGAAATTCTTGAGAATCCTTTGATAGCAGACTTGGTTGCAGAAGAGCAAAGGAGAAATCCTGAGAGAAGAGGGCGGCGACTAGGAGAACCAGGAAAGTTGCAGGACTCCAGCCCTGTATTGAGTGAGCTGAAACTGAAGGAAATACAGTTACAGGAGCGGGAGCGAGCCCTCAGAGCAAGGGAAGAAAACCTGGAGC AGAAGGAACGTGAGCTTTGTGTTCGTGAGAGACTGGCAGAGAACAAGCTGGCCAGAGCAGAAAGTCTGTTGAGGAATTACAGCCTGCTGAAGGACCAGAAGTTCCTGTCTCTGGCGGGTGGTCCAG TGAAAATCCTAGCATTTTACTATTACCACACGACCAACTCATATTTGCCACATCCTGCATAG